A window of the Lentimicrobiaceae bacterium genome harbors these coding sequences:
- a CDS encoding Na+/H+ antiporter subunit C: METLLAFVIGLLYAAGVYLMLRRSIVKLILGIMLMSHATNLLIFVAGGLHKGQPPFVKDGINAVVANPTDPLPQALILTAIVIGFGITAFFLVLMYKFYQTTGTEDLDELKEGESK; the protein is encoded by the coding sequence ATGGAAACACTGCTCGCTTTTGTTATTGGATTGCTTTATGCCGCAGGTGTTTACCTTATGCTGCGGCGAAGTATCGTAAAACTTATTCTTGGCATCATGTTGATGAGCCATGCAACCAACCTGCTTATTTTTGTAGCCGGCGGTTTGCATAAAGGTCAACCACCGTTTGTTAAAGATGGTATAAACGCAGTGGTTGCCAATCCTACCGACCCATTGCCACAAGCCCTTATTCTTACAGCGATTGTTATTGGATTCGGGATAACTGCCTTCTTCCTGGTACTGATGTACAAATTTTACCAGACTACCGGCACCGAAGATCTTGATGAACTTAAAGAAGGAGAATCCAAATGA
- a CDS encoding Na+/H+ antiporter subunit B, whose translation MKSYIIQQAASRILPVTIVLSLLVFYRGHNNPGGGFIGGLMAASGFIFYAMAFGTRQAQKKLRVSPLWLIAMGLSMATLSTLPALLAGNPFFTGEWISINLAFAGTLKLGTPLLFDLGVYLTVWGILLMIIFNILDE comes from the coding sequence ATGAAATCCTATATCATTCAGCAGGCGGCTTCGCGTATACTGCCTGTTACTATTGTACTTTCCCTACTGGTTTTTTACAGGGGGCACAACAATCCAGGCGGAGGATTTATTGGCGGGCTGATGGCCGCTTCAGGATTTATTTTTTACGCCATGGCCTTTGGCACCCGGCAAGCACAAAAAAAACTACGGGTAAGTCCGCTTTGGCTGATTGCTATGGGACTGTCAATGGCCACCCTTAGCACCCTTCCTGCATTGCTGGCCGGCAACCCGTTTTTTACCGGCGAATGGATTTCAATCAATCTGGCTTTCGCCGGAACACTCAAACTTGGAACACCACTTCTTTTCGACCTCGGGGTTTATCTTACTGTATGGGGGATTTTACTGATGATTATTTTCAATATCCTAGACGAATAA
- a CDS encoding DUF4040 domain-containing protein, producing the protein MSGLLNYLILLLVAAFLSPYFIRKGGKAAPWLLGLLSAAGFGYLLSYAGFIAEGNSLTWSVEWLPELHLNFSLYLDGLSLFFGLLVTGMGALVLVFAGKYMQPYALKHRFFFLIVLFEFAMLALILSGNLFTMFIFWELTSVSSFLLVGFNHEKPEARNAALQALLITVSGGLAMMAGFIMLGQMAGTLEINQLLKSGDLIRNHPQYLPALLLILAGAFTKSAQFPFHFWLPGAMQAPSPVSAFLHSATMVKAGIYLLARLSPIMGGTPEWRYILTITGAITMLLGAYFAFSQTDFKKVLAYTTISALGTLVLMLGIDTDISVKAAIIFLLVHALYKGALFMVAGLIDKSTGTRDLRQLGGLYKAMPSTAIAAIVSLLSMAGLPPMIGFIGKELIYEAKFALPDIGNFLLIVGVATNVMMVAISLALIFNLFLGPLKYPGEKPKPPALALRIGPLLLAAISLIFGLFPADVARLLLKPAIMAIHPATSTLKLALWHGFNEVLLVSFITVASGVALFLLYRKVNPWLTRFNNEIITFRFATAFNQGLDLFLNLTKRKTAIIQSGYQRYYLMAIFVMTSLLAWYQLAYTWPGFSSFTVPGIFEILLLTVLMAATVYAVVVKSRLAAILSLGVVGYCIALLFMFYGAIDLAITMMLAETLVLVLFMVVVYHLPKFTNFSSKASRMRDAAIALLVGGFMTGLVLKAGQLSLNTNISDYYTENALSLAHGKNVVNVILVDFRALDTLGEITVLAIAAIGVMALLKLRTKKGSAT; encoded by the coding sequence ATGAGTGGACTGCTTAACTACCTTATTTTACTTCTTGTGGCTGCTTTTCTTTCACCTTATTTTATCAGGAAGGGAGGTAAAGCAGCCCCCTGGCTACTGGGGCTGCTATCAGCAGCAGGGTTTGGCTATCTGCTGAGCTATGCGGGTTTTATTGCTGAAGGAAACTCCCTGACATGGTCAGTTGAGTGGTTGCCTGAACTTCACCTTAATTTTTCGCTATATCTTGATGGTTTATCCCTCTTCTTTGGCCTGCTTGTAACAGGTATGGGAGCGTTGGTATTGGTTTTTGCTGGAAAATACATGCAGCCATATGCTCTCAAACACCGTTTTTTCTTTCTGATAGTACTGTTTGAGTTTGCCATGCTGGCGCTGATTTTGTCGGGCAACCTGTTCACCATGTTCATTTTTTGGGAGTTAACCAGTGTGAGTTCCTTCCTTTTAGTAGGTTTTAATCATGAGAAGCCCGAAGCCCGCAACGCTGCCCTTCAGGCATTACTTATCACTGTTTCAGGTGGTCTTGCCATGATGGCCGGGTTCATCATGCTGGGGCAGATGGCCGGAACCCTGGAAATCAACCAGTTGCTCAAATCAGGCGATTTAATCCGCAATCATCCGCAATACCTGCCAGCATTGCTGCTGATTTTAGCCGGAGCGTTTACCAAGTCGGCGCAATTCCCTTTCCATTTCTGGCTGCCGGGGGCCATGCAGGCTCCATCTCCGGTAAGCGCTTTTTTGCATTCCGCCACCATGGTAAAGGCAGGCATCTATTTACTTGCCAGGCTCAGTCCGATAATGGGAGGCACTCCTGAATGGCGCTATATACTTACCATTACCGGTGCAATTACCATGCTTTTAGGCGCTTATTTCGCCTTTTCGCAAACCGACTTCAAAAAGGTGCTGGCCTACACCACCATCAGCGCTTTGGGCACACTGGTACTGATGCTTGGCATTGACACCGACATATCGGTTAAAGCGGCCATTATCTTTTTACTCGTGCATGCGCTTTATAAAGGAGCGCTGTTTATGGTAGCAGGACTCATCGACAAATCCACCGGCACGCGCGATTTGCGACAACTCGGTGGACTATATAAGGCCATGCCATCAACTGCCATCGCGGCTATTGTGTCGCTGCTCAGTATGGCCGGTCTTCCGCCAATGATAGGATTTATAGGCAAAGAACTGATTTATGAAGCCAAATTTGCGCTTCCCGATATCGGAAACTTCCTGCTTATAGTAGGTGTAGCAACCAATGTAATGATGGTTGCCATAAGCCTGGCGCTAATCTTCAATCTGTTTCTCGGCCCGCTGAAATATCCCGGCGAAAAGCCCAAACCTCCGGCTCTTGCACTCAGAATTGGACCATTATTACTTGCAGCAATCAGCCTTATTTTCGGACTTTTCCCGGCTGATGTTGCCAGATTACTGCTCAAGCCGGCCATTATGGCCATCCACCCGGCTACCAGTACACTTAAACTGGCTTTGTGGCATGGGTTCAACGAGGTATTGCTGGTAAGTTTCATTACCGTGGCTTCCGGAGTAGCCCTGTTTTTGCTTTACCGCAAGGTTAACCCCTGGCTCACACGCTTCAATAATGAAATTATCACCTTCAGGTTTGCAACTGCATTTAATCAGGGCCTCGATCTGTTTCTGAACCTTACCAAAAGAAAAACTGCCATTATACAAAGTGGCTATCAGCGCTATTACCTTATGGCCATTTTTGTTATGACCTCATTGCTGGCATGGTATCAATTGGCTTACACCTGGCCGGGCTTTAGCTCCTTTACAGTCCCGGGGATTTTTGAAATCCTGTTGCTGACGGTGCTCATGGCAGCCACAGTTTATGCTGTTGTTGTAAAATCAAGACTTGCGGCCATACTCTCACTTGGCGTCGTAGGTTATTGTATAGCCCTTCTGTTTATGTTTTATGGTGCTATTGATTTGGCCATTACCATGATGCTTGCAGAAACTCTGGTATTGGTATTGTTTATGGTTGTAGTGTATCACCTGCCAAAGTTTACCAACTTCTCATCAAAGGCTTCACGCATGCGCGATGCAGCCATTGCACTGCTGGTTGGAGGGTTTATGACTGGCCTGGTACTCAAGGCCGGACAATTAAGCCTGAACACGAATATATCTGATTATTATACTGAAAATGCCCTCTCTCTTGCTCATGGAAAAAATGTGGTAAACGTAATCCTGGTTGATTTCAGGGCACTCGACACACTGGGTGAAATCACCGTGCTTGCCATTGCAGCTATTGGTGTAATGGCTCTGCTAAAACTCAGGACAAAGAAAGGAAGCGCAACATGA
- the acs gene encoding acetate--CoA ligase, which yields MEKPVNQLKKIYEPSREVKKRATIKDYDKVYQTSVENREAFWATEAKKLEWYKKWDQVLDASNHPFYEWFTGGKINIVHNALDRHQKNATRNKLAIIWEGEPGDVRTFSYHALNREVSKFANVLRSMGARPGEVVTIYMPQIPETVIAMLACAKIGAIHSVVYGGFSVEALAERIEDANSRILVTADGGYRRGKATGLKTIANEAMKRSPTIEVCITVKRTGEECYMENDRDFWYHDLMSMPLACDNCYTEQTDAEDPLFILYTSGTTGKPKGLVHTHGGYSVYTATTFQYVFDIKPEDRFWCAADPGWITGHSYMVYGPLINGATIMMYEGAPNHPYPNRWWQMIERYGINILYTSPTALRGLMRFGSSWADRHNLSSLRLLGSVGEPINPEAWKWYYEVIGKGRCPIMDTWWQTETGGHMITPVPSMPLKPGSAAKPFFGNELAVVDEAGNEVKAGEEGTLVIKNPWPGMARTILGDPDRYVEKYWEKFNKQKWYLAGDSARKDEDGYYWIIGRIDDVIKVSGYRLGSAEIESALVSHPAVTEAAAIGLPDELRGNVIHGTVILRQGFEAGDKLAEELKNHVEKEIGPIARPAFIVFADALPKTRSGKIMRRLLKAKALGQETGDISTLEE from the coding sequence ATGGAAAAGCCAGTCAATCAACTGAAAAAAATCTACGAGCCCTCCAGGGAGGTAAAAAAACGTGCCACTATAAAAGATTATGATAAAGTTTACCAGACTTCTGTAGAAAACCGCGAAGCCTTTTGGGCAACGGAAGCCAAAAAGCTGGAATGGTACAAAAAGTGGGATCAGGTATTGGACGCTTCCAACCATCCTTTTTATGAGTGGTTTACCGGTGGAAAAATTAACATCGTGCACAATGCCCTCGACCGCCACCAAAAAAATGCAACACGCAACAAACTGGCCATCATTTGGGAAGGCGAGCCCGGGGATGTGCGTACGTTTTCGTATCACGCGCTTAACCGTGAAGTTTCAAAGTTTGCCAATGTGCTCAGATCAATGGGTGCCCGACCCGGCGAGGTAGTAACGATTTATATGCCGCAAATTCCGGAAACAGTGATTGCCATGCTTGCCTGCGCCAAAATTGGAGCCATTCACAGCGTGGTATATGGCGGTTTTAGTGTAGAGGCTTTGGCCGAACGCATTGAAGATGCCAACAGCCGCATATTGGTAACGGCTGACGGAGGATACCGGCGCGGTAAAGCTACCGGATTGAAAACAATAGCCAATGAAGCCATGAAGCGCTCGCCAACCATTGAGGTATGCATCACGGTGAAACGAACCGGGGAAGAATGCTATATGGAAAATGACCGCGATTTCTGGTATCACGATTTAATGTCGATGCCACTGGCCTGCGACAATTGCTATACCGAACAAACCGATGCCGAAGACCCTCTTTTTATCCTTTATACCTCAGGAACCACCGGCAAACCCAAAGGGCTGGTTCATACCCATGGAGGCTACAGCGTTTATACTGCCACAACTTTTCAATATGTGTTTGATATTAAACCTGAAGATCGTTTCTGGTGTGCCGCCGATCCGGGATGGATTACCGGTCACAGCTATATGGTATATGGGCCGTTAATCAACGGAGCAACCATCATGATGTACGAAGGAGCACCCAATCATCCTTACCCCAACCGATGGTGGCAAATGATTGAACGCTACGGCATAAACATACTTTACACTTCACCAACCGCTTTGCGCGGATTGATGCGTTTTGGTTCATCATGGGCCGATCGCCACAACCTGAGCTCGTTACGCTTGCTGGGCTCAGTGGGTGAACCCATCAACCCCGAAGCATGGAAATGGTATTACGAGGTGATTGGCAAAGGGCGCTGCCCCATTATGGATACCTGGTGGCAAACCGAAACCGGAGGCCATATGATTACACCCGTTCCATCCATGCCACTTAAACCGGGCTCAGCAGCAAAACCGTTCTTTGGTAACGAACTGGCAGTGGTTGACGAGGCCGGAAATGAGGTGAAAGCAGGAGAAGAAGGCACACTGGTTATTAAAAACCCATGGCCGGGAATGGCACGTACCATCCTGGGCGACCCCGACAGGTACGTAGAAAAATACTGGGAAAAGTTTAACAAGCAAAAATGGTATCTGGCAGGTGACTCAGCCCGCAAAGACGAAGATGGCTATTACTGGATTATAGGCCGCATTGACGATGTGATTAAAGTGAGTGGATACCGTCTTGGATCCGCTGAAATTGAAAGCGCACTGGTAAGTCATCCTGCAGTAACTGAAGCTGCTGCCATCGGATTACCCGATGAACTGCGCGGCAATGTAATTCACGGAACCGTCATTTTACGACAAGGGTTTGAAGCAGGTGACAAGCTGGCCGAAGAGTTAAAAAATCATGTTGAAAAAGAAATTGGCCCCATAGCACGACCTGCCTTTATTGTGTTTGCCGACGCTTTGCCTAAAACCAGAAGTGGCAAAATTATGCGAAGACTTCTGAAAGCCAAAGCATTAGGACAGGAAACCGGCGATATAAGCACATTAGAAGAGTAA
- a CDS encoding TonB-dependent receptor: MSDFYKISLIFFFGLWFFRPVAHSQSCLTGRIVALPDYKAVAEANVSLGAGKGSITDSKGYFRICNLNSGKVLITVSHLGFESFQMQVELKQGENTLPEIQLKPVSVNMDEVVVTATRTDNYILNTPVRLNLINARQLNSVPVQNIDEVLKYAPGVNYNRAFGIYSTKANVTMRGLSGKEQGRVLVLLDGVPLNKSDGGTVDWNLVDINSVQKIEIMKGAGSALYGGNAMGGIINILSKKPQEKLFIRASAEYGTYNTRGARLNTGGMADFKAKPGGFYWLFNSFYKKSDGYITQSEADVRANPYITKSNMEEMGANLKTGVTLGKNHSIEAGINYYNDQRGTGEKVHQPEGNTTDHDSYGITLSYKGRAGAVHISSTLYNLNEDYKKVNEYLKDDYTWYEVLSTRRDYGWLNSMSMPLGRFQILTAGFDYKNGSVDAYDKYFTSTDIVYNQGSMNTYAVFAQNEIRLANDKFRIIAGLRFDMASFYNGSFRIEAPSPETEFMFGYQVPGMPEQQWNAFSPRFSAQYKWKSTDRVYFMYSHGFRPSVLDDLCRSGRIKGGFKIANPSVKPEYLNNFETGIDVRPVENLFVSASVFYSRGKDFQYYVSNGQTIDMGFGDRPIFIRANISEVEMYGAEAELRYDFNALFSVFANYSYTHSVILNYAKIALNDTIDLSGKFLTDVPNHILSCGANWNNRWVNAGLFLRYTGRMYINDQNSVDEILLSDRYPAYTTLDLKLWKPIKKHCKVSLNIQNLLDVKYYDSKYAVCPGRFITAEFSVHF, from the coding sequence ATGTCGGATTTTTACAAAATAAGTTTAATTTTCTTTTTCGGCCTTTGGTTTTTCAGGCCGGTTGCACATTCTCAATCTTGTTTAACCGGCCGTATTGTTGCCTTGCCTGATTACAAAGCAGTGGCCGAAGCCAATGTAAGCCTGGGAGCTGGCAAAGGAAGCATAACGGATAGCAAAGGATATTTCAGGATTTGCAATCTCAATAGCGGAAAGGTACTGATTACTGTCAGTCATTTGGGCTTTGAATCTTTTCAAATGCAGGTTGAGTTGAAGCAAGGTGAAAATACGCTTCCTGAAATTCAGCTGAAACCTGTTTCGGTCAATATGGACGAAGTGGTTGTTACTGCCACACGCACTGATAATTACATCCTGAATACCCCTGTCAGGCTAAATCTTATCAATGCCCGGCAGCTAAATTCTGTACCTGTTCAAAATATTGATGAAGTGTTAAAATATGCTCCCGGAGTCAATTATAACCGGGCTTTTGGTATTTATAGCACAAAAGCGAATGTTACCATGCGCGGACTTAGTGGCAAAGAGCAGGGCAGAGTGCTGGTGTTGCTCGACGGCGTTCCTTTGAATAAATCGGATGGCGGAACAGTTGACTGGAATCTGGTGGACATTAACTCTGTTCAGAAAATTGAAATCATGAAAGGAGCTGGCTCTGCCTTGTACGGCGGCAATGCAATGGGGGGCATCATCAATATATTGTCGAAGAAGCCTCAGGAAAAGCTTTTTATCAGAGCATCTGCCGAATATGGTACATACAATACCAGGGGTGCCCGGCTTAATACAGGCGGAATGGCTGATTTTAAGGCAAAGCCGGGTGGTTTTTACTGGCTTTTCAATAGTTTTTATAAGAAGAGCGATGGCTATATCACGCAGAGTGAGGCAGATGTGCGTGCCAACCCTTACATTACCAAATCCAATATGGAGGAGATGGGAGCAAATTTAAAAACAGGCGTGACATTAGGCAAAAACCATAGCATTGAAGCCGGTATCAACTATTACAATGATCAACGTGGAACAGGCGAAAAAGTGCATCAACCCGAAGGCAATACCACCGATCATGATTCTTATGGCATAACCCTCAGCTACAAGGGCAGGGCAGGGGCTGTTCATATCAGTTCGACCTTGTATAACCTTAATGAAGATTATAAGAAGGTGAATGAATACCTGAAAGATGATTATACCTGGTACGAAGTGCTTTCAACCCGCCGCGATTATGGCTGGCTCAATTCAATGAGTATGCCGCTGGGCCGGTTTCAGATTTTAACTGCCGGATTTGACTATAAAAACGGAAGTGTGGATGCCTATGATAAATATTTTACTTCTACAGATATAGTTTACAATCAGGGAAGTATGAATACTTATGCCGTGTTTGCTCAAAATGAGATACGCCTGGCAAATGATAAATTCCGGATTATAGCCGGACTGCGTTTCGACATGGCTTCGTTTTATAACGGATCGTTCAGAATTGAAGCCCCCTCACCCGAAACGGAATTTATGTTTGGCTATCAGGTGCCCGGTATGCCCGAACAGCAATGGAATGCCTTTAGCCCGCGCTTTTCGGCTCAATATAAATGGAAATCAACTGACCGGGTTTATTTTATGTACTCTCATGGTTTCCGCCCTTCGGTACTCGACGACTTGTGCCGCTCAGGTAGGATAAAGGGAGGCTTTAAAATTGCCAATCCTTCGGTAAAACCTGAATACCTGAATAATTTTGAAACCGGTATCGATGTGAGACCTGTTGAAAATCTGTTTGTTTCTGCTTCAGTATTTTATTCACGTGGTAAAGATTTTCAATATTATGTGAGTAATGGACAAACAATTGATATGGGATTTGGTGACAGACCAATATTTATCAGGGCAAATATCAGTGAGGTGGAAATGTATGGTGCTGAGGCTGAACTTCGTTATGATTTTAATGCGCTCTTTTCTGTTTTTGCCAATTATTCATACACCCATTCTGTTATTCTAAACTATGCTAAAATTGCGCTGAACGATACCATCGACCTTTCTGGTAAGTTTTTGACTGATGTTCCTAATCATATTTTGAGCTGCGGTGCAAACTGGAATAACCGATGGGTAAATGCCGGATTGTTTCTCAGATACACAGGCCGGATGTATATCAATGACCAGAATTCAGTTGATGAAATACTGCTTTCTGATCGCTATCCTGCTTATACTACATTAGATTTAAAGCTTTGGAAGCCAATTAAAAAGCACTGCAAAGTTTCACTTAATATTCAGAATTTACTGGATGTCAAATATTACGACAGCAAATATGCTGTTTGTCCGGGTCGGTTTATTACCGCTGAGTTCTCTGTTCATTTTTAA
- a CDS encoding T9SS type A sorting domain-containing protein, translating to MIHSLVKNNIIITAMLLNTVFLPCSSIAQGTYSLLFRCPYDEMSMSVIENNQHEYVAVGFDNTKPYYDLSGRRGKIWKFTSPTDTLTKTYYLNDTSLSFIQIFQNGEGNYHVFGIYSFPPDFKEYSIAMLELNSDFEIVKQKSVVLPDLNHHVSDVIRFFNGYYYLFGVGHWGDTVKSFVFKVDQELNLVNYSCLASPAEESGYYMDCILSPDSTRFYAVASFPSEGDGACHLFVYDTALNLLSVKVFPKYLDLNQGIFEDFSHNVTIANFSNNRILTAAVMGKMLNWDQEVKIGFSFLDTTMQWVPPQYFGSDDTTFYTAYGRPTFAFRNPDSIFFTGTKRQIASFFPQNPNWLIAGALDSTLQPYFINYYGGDAYYHANSMLLTSDGGYLILADRYDKNTQDDEYDVFFLKLDKDGLITGSEHQTLCPQKVCVINPNPFNDNLQIDLFIEKARLSITDVSGREAANISLSKGNNKINTISFPGGIYFARIISNKQQMLQTEKLIKIK from the coding sequence ATGATACATTCACTCGTTAAAAATAATATCATTATCACGGCAATGCTGCTGAATACAGTTTTTTTGCCTTGCAGCAGCATTGCCCAGGGAACATATTCATTGTTGTTCCGCTGTCCTTATGACGAAATGTCAATGTCAGTTATTGAGAACAACCAACATGAATATGTTGCTGTTGGGTTCGATAACACAAAGCCATATTATGATCTTTCCGGACGCAGAGGAAAGATATGGAAATTTACTAGCCCCACTGACACTTTGACCAAGACTTATTATTTAAATGATACTTCACTTTCATTTATTCAAATTTTTCAAAATGGAGAAGGGAATTATCATGTTTTTGGTATTTACAGTTTCCCTCCTGATTTCAAAGAATATTCGATTGCTATGTTGGAATTAAACTCTGACTTTGAGATTGTTAAGCAAAAGAGCGTAGTATTACCCGACCTCAATCATCATGTTTCTGATGTTATTCGATTCTTCAACGGCTATTACTATTTATTTGGTGTTGGGCATTGGGGCGATACAGTAAAAAGTTTCGTGTTTAAAGTAGATCAGGAACTAAACCTCGTAAATTACTCATGTTTAGCTTCTCCCGCAGAAGAATCAGGTTATTATATGGATTGTATCCTTTCACCTGATTCAACCAGGTTTTATGCGGTTGCATCTTTTCCTAGTGAAGGTGATGGGGCTTGCCATTTATTTGTTTATGATACTGCGCTAAATTTGCTATCGGTTAAAGTTTTCCCAAAGTATTTGGACCTAAATCAGGGAATTTTTGAGGACTTTTCACATAATGTTACCATTGCAAATTTTTCCAATAACAGGATACTTACCGCTGCTGTAATGGGCAAAATGCTTAATTGGGATCAGGAAGTCAAGATTGGATTTTCGTTCCTGGATACTACAATGCAGTGGGTACCACCACAGTATTTTGGTTCCGATGATACTACATTTTATACTGCGTATGGCCGGCCTACGTTTGCCTTCAGGAATCCTGACAGTATATTTTTTACAGGTACCAAGCGACAAATAGCCTCTTTCTTTCCACAAAATCCCAATTGGTTGATAGCGGGTGCTTTGGACTCTACTTTACAACCATATTTTATTAATTATTATGGAGGCGATGCCTATTATCATGCCAACTCCATGCTGCTTACTTCGGATGGGGGGTATTTGATACTTGCCGACCGCTATGATAAAAACACCCAAGACGATGAATATGATGTGTTTTTCCTGAAACTTGATAAAGATGGATTGATAACCGGGAGTGAACATCAAACTTTATGTCCACAAAAAGTTTGCGTTATAAACCCCAATCCTTTTAATGATAATTTACAGATTGATCTGTTTATTGAAAAGGCCAGGTTATCAATTACCGATGTTTCAGGAAGAGAAGCAGCAAATATTTCGCTTTCAAAGGGAAACAACAAAATAAACACAATTTCTTTCCCGGGTGGAATATATTTTGCCCGGATAATCTCAAACAAACAACAAATGCTTCAAACAGAAAAACTAATTAAAATCAAATGA
- a CDS encoding T9SS type A sorting domain-containing protein codes for MKRPILLVLWVFVFSCANAQINLVGAGNNQGNNIEIVKWQALDSASVVTFPTQLEAYYLSSSVFDAWNGLYYLSGINSTGSGLFSFNTLTNEQQFVDFTSFSNISEIDMSTGKIYNLFADTLGFISINEYDIATGTDSLIGQVYEQGIPGLVVDAISFDANNGILYYVGVDSTSSLCLFSFHVRENDFFYEKVQLSFSAPINNMTSLNYDNDKDLLFAMNAEFDELGNYQGNSVVEIDIKSGEVITRGQLTGFPYYLAASSAYDQNTGSMLVVAFDSAFVRKMIVFNTNNNTFTTGFVPGSVSEIICDNSEFARSTYLLTAVSKKEQAKLVLYPNPANELVSIEGHGIDSLPALLLIYQVDGKLVKEINFNSHQLKVLDVSDMNAGIYLLHLKTQKELLQSKLVVF; via the coding sequence ATGAAACGGCCGATTCTTCTGGTTTTGTGGGTGTTTGTTTTCTCCTGTGCAAATGCTCAGATAAATCTGGTGGGTGCAGGAAACAATCAGGGAAATAATATTGAAATTGTAAAATGGCAGGCGCTTGATTCTGCCTCAGTAGTTACGTTTCCAACGCAACTTGAAGCCTATTATCTGTCATCTTCAGTATTTGATGCCTGGAACGGGCTCTACTATCTTTCAGGTATAAATTCTACGGGCAGCGGTTTGTTTTCATTTAACACCCTTACAAATGAGCAGCAGTTTGTCGATTTTACTTCATTCTCTAACATTTCAGAGATTGATATGAGTACTGGCAAAATCTACAACCTGTTTGCCGATACGTTGGGATTTATCAGTATCAATGAATATGATATTGCTACCGGAACTGACAGTCTGATTGGTCAGGTTTATGAGCAGGGCATACCTGGTTTGGTCGTTGATGCCATTAGCTTTGATGCCAATAACGGTATCCTTTATTATGTGGGAGTTGATAGCACCTCCTCTTTATGTTTATTCAGCTTTCATGTAAGGGAAAATGATTTTTTTTACGAAAAGGTCCAATTGAGTTTTTCAGCACCAATCAACAACATGACAAGTTTAAACTATGACAATGATAAAGATCTACTATTTGCCATGAATGCTGAATTTGATGAATTGGGGAATTATCAGGGGAATAGTGTAGTTGAAATAGACATTAAATCAGGAGAGGTGATAACACGTGGCCAACTTACCGGATTCCCATATTACCTGGCTGCATCTTCTGCTTATGACCAAAATACCGGCAGCATGCTTGTGGTTGCCTTTGATTCAGCCTTTGTCCGGAAAATGATTGTGTTTAATACAAATAACAACACTTTTACGACCGGATTTGTGCCCGGTTCGGTTTCTGAGATAATTTGCGATAACTCTGAATTTGCAAGAAGTACTTATCTTCTGACAGCTGTTTCGAAAAAGGAGCAGGCCAAACTGGTGCTATATCCCAATCCTGCAAACGAACTTGTGAGCATTGAAGGGCATGGTATTGATTCATTGCCTGCTCTCCTTCTGATTTATCAAGTTGATGGTAAGCTGGTAAAAGAAATAAATTTTAATAGCCACCAACTAAAAGTATTGGATGTCAGCGATATGAATGCAGGAATTTATCTGCTCCATCTTAAAACACAGAAAGAGCTATTGCAATCAAAACTGGTCGTTTTCTGA
- a CDS encoding cytochrome c: protein MKTKNYISMALAGFLGLAMMTSCGGGKTGSESSAGAASGEATVETAAPDAEQMARGEKIFNEKCFACHQANGQGIPNVFPSLVGSDFLLNQKVLAVSQVLNGSEKVSASKTIKYPAPMPPQLGNKEDAVAVINYVLNNFGNNGGYVTLEQVKDVVIEPR, encoded by the coding sequence ATGAAGACAAAAAATTACATTTCAATGGCATTGGCCGGCTTTTTGGGACTGGCTATGATGACTTCCTGCGGAGGAGGTAAAACCGGAAGTGAATCGTCGGCGGGAGCTGCCTCTGGTGAGGCCACAGTGGAAACTGCAGCCCCCGATGCAGAACAAATGGCCCGCGGCGAGAAAATCTTCAATGAAAAATGCTTTGCTTGTCACCAGGCAAACGGACAGGGCATTCCGAATGTGTTTCCAAGTTTGGTTGGTTCTGATTTTTTGCTTAACCAGAAGGTACTTGCTGTTTCGCAGGTATTGAATGGTTCAGAAAAAGTGTCGGCCAGTAAAACTATCAAATATCCGGCTCCAATGCCTCCACAGCTCGGTAATAAAGAGGATGCTGTGGCTGTTATCAATTATGTACTCAATAACTTTGGAAACAATGGTGGGTACGTTACACTTGAACAAGTTAAGGATGTGGTTATAGAGCCCCGGTAA